Proteins from a single region of Corallococcus silvisoli:
- a CDS encoding 1,9-bis(guanidino)-5-aza-nonane synthase, which translates to MTTTPSRTELLRDVIQHIDIKAFDVRPLVQAMGQMAFQARNLSRATTLYDAMLRDERCGVILCLAGSLFSAGLKQVVVDMVRHRMVDAIVSTGALIVDQDFFEALGYRHYKGRADADDNALRELHIDRIYDTYIDEDQLRECDATIARIASGLEPRPYSSREFIGEMGRYLVKHGKARDSVVLAAHEAGVPIFVPAFSDCSAGFGLVHHQWHREGKPRVSIDSARDFLELTKCRLRMEDSGLFMVGGGVPKNFAQDIVVAADFVEQPVSMHKYAVQLTVADERDGALSGSTLREASSWGKVSTVHEQMVYGEATVTMPLVVGAAFHGRGWEQRPERRLVDACG; encoded by the coding sequence GTGACAACGACTCCCAGCAGGACCGAGCTGCTCCGCGACGTCATCCAGCACATCGACATCAAGGCCTTCGACGTGCGGCCCCTGGTCCAGGCCATGGGCCAGATGGCCTTCCAGGCGCGCAACCTGAGCCGCGCCACCACGCTCTATGACGCCATGCTCCGTGACGAGCGGTGCGGCGTCATCCTCTGCCTCGCCGGCAGCCTGTTCTCCGCCGGGCTGAAGCAGGTGGTGGTGGACATGGTGCGTCACCGGATGGTGGACGCCATCGTGTCCACGGGCGCGCTCATCGTGGACCAGGACTTCTTCGAGGCCCTGGGCTACCGCCACTACAAGGGCCGCGCGGACGCGGACGACAACGCGCTGCGCGAGCTGCACATCGACCGCATCTACGACACGTACATCGACGAGGACCAGCTGCGAGAGTGCGACGCCACCATCGCGCGCATCGCGTCCGGGCTGGAGCCGCGCCCGTACTCCTCGCGGGAGTTCATCGGGGAGATGGGCCGCTACCTGGTGAAGCACGGCAAGGCGCGCGACAGCGTGGTGCTGGCCGCGCATGAGGCGGGCGTGCCCATCTTCGTCCCGGCCTTCAGCGACTGCTCGGCGGGCTTCGGGCTGGTGCACCACCAGTGGCACCGCGAGGGGAAGCCGCGGGTGTCCATCGACAGCGCGAGGGACTTCCTGGAGCTGACGAAGTGCCGGCTCCGGATGGAGGACTCGGGGCTGTTCATGGTGGGCGGCGGCGTGCCGAAGAACTTCGCCCAGGACATCGTGGTGGCGGCGGACTTCGTGGAGCAGCCGGTGTCCATGCACAAGTACGCGGTGCAGCTCACCGTGGCGGACGAACGGGACGGCGCGCTGTCCGGCTCCACGCTGCGCGAGGCCAGCAGTTGGGGCAAGGTGTCCACCGTGCATGAGCAGATGGTGTACGGAGAGGCGACCGTGACGATGCCGCTGGTGGTGGGCGCCGCCTTCCACGGGCGCGGCTGGGAGCAGCGGCCGGAGCGGCGGCTCGTGGACGCCTGCGGGTAG